From one Vibrio palustris genomic stretch:
- the proW gene encoding glycine betaine/L-proline ABC transporter permease ProW, which yields MTAETTQNAANSADAWSTTATQTASNSDPWGTANAASSAAQSTADWLNATPVNDPFSFLHPFKEAIVPFDHWVETALNWLVTNGRPVFQAIRVPIDFILTSFQTALETTPAPVMILILCLLTWQFAGRRLGIASLISLVVIGLIGAWGEAMVTLSLVMTSVFFCLLIGLPMGIWLARSDRAAKVVRPILDAMQTTPAFVYLVPIVMLFGIGNVPGVVVTIIFALPPIVRLTILGIQHVPEELIEAGHAFGASPKQMLYRIQLPLAMPTIMAGVNQTLMLSLSMVVIASMIAVGGLGQMVLRGIGRLDMGLASVGGLGIVILAILLDRITQSVGENNRDTKTRWYESGPISIFFRKKKTATETKANTQETLGESK from the coding sequence ATGACTGCTGAAACCACACAAAATGCTGCAAACTCTGCAGATGCATGGAGCACGACAGCAACGCAAACTGCCTCTAACTCTGATCCTTGGGGCACCGCCAACGCTGCCTCTTCAGCCGCGCAATCGACCGCTGATTGGTTAAATGCCACTCCTGTCAATGATCCCTTTAGTTTTTTACACCCTTTTAAAGAAGCTATTGTTCCTTTTGACCACTGGGTTGAAACCGCGTTGAATTGGTTAGTAACCAACGGCCGACCTGTTTTCCAAGCGATCCGTGTGCCAATCGATTTCATTTTGACATCTTTTCAAACCGCGCTGGAGACCACACCCGCACCGGTTATGATCCTTATTTTATGTCTATTAACTTGGCAGTTTGCCGGACGCCGCCTCGGTATTGCGTCGCTGATTTCGCTTGTTGTGATTGGCTTAATCGGTGCATGGGGAGAAGCCATGGTGACCCTGTCTCTGGTGATGACCTCGGTATTCTTCTGCTTACTCATTGGGTTACCCATGGGAATCTGGCTTGCGCGCAGTGATAGAGCCGCCAAAGTTGTTAGGCCAATACTCGATGCGATGCAAACCACGCCAGCCTTTGTGTATTTAGTACCGATTGTCATGTTGTTCGGTATCGGTAACGTCCCTGGTGTGGTGGTGACTATTATATTCGCACTGCCTCCGATTGTTCGTTTGACGATTTTGGGTATTCAACACGTACCAGAAGAATTAATTGAAGCTGGCCATGCCTTTGGCGCTAGCCCCAAACAAATGCTGTATCGCATTCAATTGCCCCTCGCAATGCCTACCATTATGGCGGGCGTAAACCAAACACTGATGTTGTCACTCTCTATGGTAGTGATCGCTTCTATGATCGCCGTTGGTGGTCTTGGTCAAATGGTACTTCGTGGTATCGGTCGACTCGATATGGGGCTCGCCTCTGTCGGTGGCTTAGGTATCGTTATCCTCGCAATTTTATTAGACCGTATCACCCAAAGTGTGGGCGAAAATAACCGCGACACTAAAACACGTTGGTACGAGTCAGGCCCTATATCCATTTTCTTTCGCAAGAAGAAAACCGCAACTGAAACCAAAGCAAATACTCAAGAAACGTTAGGAGAATCAAAATGA
- the proX gene encoding glycine betaine/L-proline ABC transporter substrate-binding protein ProX: protein MRNSWKMMLTAGIAMTSTLSATTFAAELPGKGIKVQPVQSTISEETFQTLIVNKAMKELGYDVQKTKQVDYNVAYTSIAEGDATYMAVSWEPLHDNKYEKAGGDKKFYREGTYVKGAAQGYLIDKKTADKYHITNIKQLQDPKIAKLFDANGDGKADLSGCNPGWGCETAIEHHLDAYKLRKTVEHNQGQYATIMADTITRYKKGDSILYYTWTPYWVSGVLVPGKDVVWLQVPFSAVPGQPDLSTKLPNGKNYGFPMNVEKIVANKKFAEENPAAAELFKEMKLSINDINAENMMMRKGHGSQRDIEAHANGWIKAHQKLFNGWIKAAKQAAVK from the coding sequence ATGAGAAATTCATGGAAGATGATGCTCACAGCAGGCATTGCAATGACATCAACATTGTCCGCGACCACTTTTGCTGCAGAACTACCGGGAAAAGGTATCAAGGTTCAACCTGTGCAATCCACTATTTCAGAAGAAACTTTCCAGACGCTCATCGTTAATAAAGCGATGAAAGAGCTGGGTTACGATGTACAGAAAACCAAACAAGTCGACTATAACGTCGCTTATACCTCAATTGCCGAAGGCGATGCGACTTACATGGCGGTAAGTTGGGAACCACTACACGATAATAAATACGAAAAAGCCGGCGGCGATAAGAAATTTTACCGTGAAGGCACATACGTAAAAGGCGCTGCGCAAGGTTATCTGATTGATAAGAAAACCGCAGATAAATACCACATCACCAACATTAAACAGCTGCAAGATCCAAAAATTGCGAAATTGTTTGATGCCAATGGTGATGGCAAAGCAGATTTATCCGGTTGTAACCCTGGCTGGGGCTGTGAGACCGCAATTGAGCACCACCTAGATGCGTATAAACTGCGTAAAACGGTCGAGCACAACCAAGGTCAATACGCGACCATTATGGCTGACACTATTACCCGCTATAAAAAAGGCGACTCTATCTTGTACTACACGTGGACACCGTATTGGGTAAGTGGTGTGCTTGTTCCTGGTAAAGATGTGGTTTGGTTGCAAGTGCCATTTTCTGCGGTTCCTGGTCAGCCTGATCTATCGACTAAATTACCAAATGGTAAAAACTACGGCTTCCCAATGAACGTAGAAAAAATTGTTGCTAACAAGAAGTTTGCAGAGGAAAACCCAGCAGCAGCTGAGCTTTTCAAAGAAATGAAACTTAGCATCAATGACATTAACGCAGAAAACATGATGATGCGTAAAGGCCATGGTTCGCAGCGTGATATTGAAGCGCATGCCAACGGTTGGATTAAAGCCCATCAAAAACTGTTTAATGGGTGGATTAAAGCGGCAAAACAAGCGGCCGTCAAATAA
- a CDS encoding MarR family winged helix-turn-helix transcriptional regulator produces the protein MENYEQVLLSIRQIIRAIDLRSKKLNKEFGLTSPQLLLMRTIKHSPKLTIRQLSKDTNMSQATATSILDRLESRELVQRERDTADKRKVHVLITAKGDAVLNQAPKLLNEDFVEKFKQLDPWEQTLILSSLQRVSEMMNAPEVTPDNLILSIDQESSHHQ, from the coding sequence TTGGAGAATTACGAACAAGTATTACTTTCTATTCGGCAAATTATTCGAGCTATCGACCTACGTTCTAAGAAGCTCAACAAAGAGTTTGGTTTAACCAGTCCTCAACTTCTTCTTATGCGGACCATAAAGCATTCACCAAAGCTTACGATTCGTCAATTATCGAAAGATACCAACATGAGTCAAGCGACAGCGACCAGCATTTTAGATCGTTTAGAAAGCCGAGAGCTCGTACAGCGTGAGCGCGACACTGCCGATAAACGTAAAGTACATGTGTTGATTACCGCAAAAGGTGATGCGGTCTTAAACCAAGCACCTAAGTTGCTCAATGAGGACTTTGTCGAGAAATTTAAACAATTAGATCCTTGGGAACAAACCTTGATTTTATCTTCTCTACAACGTGTTTCTGAAATGATGAATGCACCTGAAGTGACACCAGATAACTTGATATTGAGTATTGATCAAGAGAGTTCCCACCATCAATGA
- a CDS encoding magnesium transporter yields the protein MNEHQDMSQLIAPLLKADEYSQLALWNDMVDQGLDYKSIAVVLEAFPVEQRVRLWRNLSIESHVSVLTEMRAAARMSILNALSETELKLTLKRLDNLALLEWADSLPDEIVNEAMRLLSREELELYDRAIEYNDQHIGHWVEQKVFTLPFGISVRRAKVLLDTYQFDTPKYVYLINRTKQFKGLVLYSDIVRATDNTLLKGLKRGQVTTLDAHQSLADAVDAIEHSDYPVVPVLGSDSKLIGHVDWRFALSTQREQYEARLMAGTGLDENDDLFAPILKGTKKRGLWLGINLLTAILASITIGLFEDVITQVVALAVLMPIVASMGGIAGSQTLTLMIRGMALNQVTAGNRWALLRNELGIGSINGVIWSVIIGGLAGLWFSSLMIGCTIALAILVNMATAAFFGVTIPILLHKLKLDPALAGSVILTTMTDVIGFFAFLGTASLVML from the coding sequence GTGAATGAACATCAAGATATGTCGCAGTTGATCGCGCCTTTATTAAAAGCGGACGAATACTCACAATTAGCACTTTGGAACGACATGGTTGATCAAGGTCTCGACTATAAATCCATCGCCGTCGTTTTAGAGGCGTTTCCGGTTGAGCAACGGGTGCGCTTATGGCGCAACCTCTCGATAGAGTCTCACGTCAGCGTGTTAACGGAAATGCGTGCTGCGGCAAGGATGTCGATTTTAAATGCGCTGTCTGAGACTGAATTAAAACTCACCCTAAAAAGACTGGATAATCTCGCATTATTGGAATGGGCAGATTCGCTACCTGATGAAATCGTCAATGAGGCAATGCGTTTACTGAGTCGTGAAGAGTTAGAACTCTACGACCGAGCGATTGAATATAACGACCAGCATATTGGTCACTGGGTCGAGCAAAAAGTCTTTACTCTCCCTTTCGGGATCAGTGTGAGACGTGCCAAGGTATTATTAGACACTTACCAGTTTGATACACCTAAATATGTCTATTTGATTAACCGTACTAAACAATTCAAAGGATTAGTACTTTATAGTGATATTGTTCGCGCCACAGATAATACCTTATTAAAAGGATTAAAAAGGGGGCAAGTGACTACTCTAGACGCCCATCAGAGCCTAGCAGATGCGGTTGATGCCATCGAACACTCGGATTATCCCGTTGTTCCTGTACTAGGCTCAGACAGCAAGTTGATTGGTCATGTTGATTGGCGCTTTGCGTTAAGTACCCAGCGTGAACAATATGAAGCTCGCTTAATGGCGGGAACGGGTTTGGATGAAAATGACGATCTCTTTGCACCAATACTTAAAGGCACAAAAAAACGTGGGCTGTGGTTAGGTATTAACTTATTGACCGCCATTCTCGCGTCTATCACCATCGGCTTGTTTGAGGATGTCATTACGCAAGTGGTGGCGCTCGCAGTATTGATGCCAATTGTCGCCTCTATGGGCGGCATTGCTGGCAGTCAAACCTTAACCTTAATGATTCGCGGCATGGCATTAAATCAGGTGACAGCCGGTAACCGCTGGGCATTACTACGCAATGAATTAGGTATTGGCTCGATTAACGGGGTGATTTGGTCGGTCATTATTGGTGGGCTAGCAGGGTTGTGGTTTAGCTCTTTAATGATTGGATGCACGATAGCACTTGCCATTTTAGTCAATATGGCGACCGCCGCATTTTTTGGCGTCACTATCCCGATTTTACTCCATAAATTAAAGCTTGATCCGGCATTAGCGGGCTCTGTCATACTGACAACAATGACCGATGTGATCGGTTTCTTTGCGTTCCTTGGTACCGCAAGCTTAGTGATGTTATAA